Below is a genomic region from Nitrospira sp..
ATGAATCTGTTGTGTCTTCCTGAACATCGGTGGTTGCCTCAAGCGGCTGATCGGCTGCGATGGATTGAACCCCCGTCCGTTTTGCTGTCTGGTACCATCAGAGTGCCCACGCTCCAAGAGACTGACGCTTATCATGCCCACCTCCTACGAGTGCGTAGCATTCGCGGACGATCGTCTCGGCCGCGTCGGTTCGTCTCAACGACAGGCTTGCCATCGCCATGGCATTCAGCCGCTCGGAATCATCGGCCAGCGCACCGACGAGGCGCGCCAGCTTCTCGCCCGTGAGTTCGGCCTGCGGCAGCAGCACGGCGGCACCGGCCGCTTCCATGACCTTTGCGTTCTTGGTCTGGTGATCATAAATAGCCGTAGGCAGCGGAATGAGGACCGCCGGCTTCCCGCATGTGGTCAACTCCGCCACCGTCATGGCGCCGGCGCGCGCCACTATCAGATCCGCTGCCCCAATCGCCGTCGGCATATCGTAGATGAAAGGCGTGACGGAGGCTGAGATTCCGGCGCAACGATAGGCTTCCGTCACTCGAGCGTGGTCGGGTTCGCCCGTCTGGTGTGTGATGGTCAGTCGCACTCGCGCGTTGCGCATCATCTGAAGTCCCTCGATGACGGCGCTGTTGATGGCTTTCGCCCCCTGGCTGCCGCCGAAGATCAACAGACGGAACTCTCCCGGCTCGCGGCGCATTCGAGGAACCCTGGAGGCCGCCTCGACAAACGAGCTCCGTATGGGCGTGCCCACGACGCGAACCTTGGTTCGGTCGAACCCCTCGGTGGCCGACTCGAACGCCAGAAAAATCCGCTGTGCGAACGGACCGACCGCCTTATTCGCCATCCCCGAATTCGCGTTAGGTTCAAGAATCACACGCGCCACTCCAGCCGCGGCTGCCGCGGTTACCATCATGGGACTCGTATACCCACCGACCCCGATCACCAGACGCGCCCGCCGATCGCGCAGAATCCTGAGGCATTGCCAGAAACTCAGCGGCATCGCGGCCAGGCCCTTCAGCATGCCAACCGGTCCCGTCCCCATGACCGGTTTGGCGCTGATCAACGCCAATTCGAAACCTTCGTGTGCCAGCACCTTGGATTCCAAACCTCGGGACGTTCCTACAAACAGCACCTGCACGGCAGGATCGCGCCGGAGAAACTCCTGCGCCAGCGCGACGGCCGGATAGAGATGGCCGCCCGTTCCTCCCGCCGCAATGATGATCGTCATCCGTGATCCAAGTCACCGCGCCCGCCTTTGATGCCTCCGGCATGGCGATCCCGCGAAATGCTCAAGAGGATACCGACGCCGACAAAATTCACGATGAGTGACGACCCTCCGTAGCTGACGAACGGCAAGGTCAGGCCCTTGGTCGGCAACATACCGGTCACAACTGCGGCATTGACCAGCGCTTGAATCCCGATCAGAAGGGTGATACCCAAGCCGAGAAACCTGCCGAACGGGGCGCGCGCACGCGCGGCAATTACAAATCCTCGCCAGACAAAGACCGCAAACAGCAGAATGACGGTTGCCGTGCCGGCCAGCCCCAATTCTTCGCCGACGAGTGCGAGAACAAAATCGGTATGGGCTTCCGGCAGGAAAAACAGTTTTTGTTTCCCTTCGCCCAATCCCACTCCCAATGGTCCGCCGCTGCCGAAGGCCAGAAACGATTGAGTGATCTGAAAACCCGCGTCGGACGCGTCCTTCCACGGCGCCAGAAATGTCATCAATCGGTGTCGTCGATAGCTCGAGCCCAGCACGAGGGCGGCCATGATCGGAATCGCGCAAAGACTCAAACCCGCCAAATGGGAAACCTTGGCTCCGCCGAGAAACAAGAGCCCCAAAGTCACGAACCCCATGACAACAACCGTACCCAGGTCCGGCTGGAGCAGCACGAGCCCGCTCAGGAGTCCCATCACGATCAGCACGGGCAGCAGCCCTTTGCCGAACAGCGCGACCTTCTCCTTCTTCTTCGTCAGGTAGTAGGCGAGATAAATGACGGCAGCAAGCTTGACCATTTCGGCGGGCTGAACCGAAATCGGTCCGGCCCGAAACCACCGTCTCGCTCCCTTTGTCACGACGCCGACTCCCGGGATCAAGACCACGATCAGGAGTGCCGCCATACAGATCAGGATGGGGATAGCCAGCTTCTTCCACAACATGTAGTCCACGCGCGACATGCCGTGCATCAGGAGCACACCCAATCCAAGCCAGGCGACCTGACGCTTGAGAAAAAATTCCGGATCCTGGAAACGGTTTGCCGCCATAATCGCGCTGGCGCTGAACACCATGACCAATCCCACCAACGCCAACGTGAGCGTCACGACCAGCACCGTGTGATCGATGGGCACACGTTGTTTGCTCGACCGTTGACCGGCTGTCTGCCATGGCAGAGACAGCGTACCCGCAGCCCGCGATGCCATCGTGTTGCTCCACCCCTCCCAAGTCGCGCCCGCTACGCCGGTAAGGACAGGACCGCATCCTTAAATTGACGGCCTCGGTCCTGATAGTCCCTGAACATGTCGAAGCTGGCGCAGGCCGGCGAGAGCAGGATGACCTCGCCGGCCGAGGCTTCCCGCGCCGCATATTCGACGGCCTCGCGCAGGGAGCCGGCATCGATCATCGCCGTCGCGTCGTGCCAAGCACGCCGAAGCAGCGGCGCCGCCTCTCCGATAAGAATCGCGTGTTTGACCCGCCGGCGGACCGCGTCGGTGAGACGGGAAAAATCTCCCCCCTTGTCACGCCCCCCGGCAATCAACCAGATCGGATGATCAATGCCCTCAAGCGCCTTCAGCGTGGCATCGACGTTTGTTCCTTTGGAATCGTTGACGAACCGGACGCCGCGGCGTTCGCGGACGAACTCCAAGGCGTGTTCAAGACCGGGAAAGGCGGTCACAGTTTTCCTGATTGTATCGAGCGGGCACCCACAGAGCGCGGCATAGGTCGAAGCCGCCATGATGTTCTCCACGTTGTGGCTCCCCAGCATCCGGACCTCGCTCGCTCGGCAGACGGCCTGGCGCGACCCGGTCACTGTCGTGACGATGGTCTCGCCGTCGAGAAATGTCCCGCGCTCGACGCCTGAGTCAATCCTTCCCGTCCGGGTGAAGCCGACGCGACGCGAGCGGACCTGCCCCTTGAGTGCCGATACCCTGGGATCATCCAGATTGAAGAGCGCGTAATCCTCCGCGGTTTGATTCTCGAAAATTCTAGCTTTGGCCGCGAGATAATCATTCAGCGAGTCGTAGCGGTCCTGGTGATCGACGGTGATGTTGAGGATGCCCGCGATCCAAGGGTGGAATTGATCGACCGTCTCCAGTTGAAAGCTCGAGACCTCTACGACCAGGTAATCGAACGGATCCGCTCGCCCTTCCTTCTTCG
It encodes:
- the murD gene encoding UDP-N-acetylmuramoyl-L-alanine--D-glutamate ligase, with the protein product MVAVEQTSLTGARVTVMGLARSGVAACRLLLEVGARVTVSDRKEPSELQSALGDIDCEAVEVAVGLNYETSLEAADLVVISPGVPYRMESLERVRRRGVKVISELELASRFLVAPMLAVTGTNGKSTTVTLVGKMLTEQGKRVFVGGNLGTALSDAACTSVKAKKEGRADPFDYLVVEVSSFQLETVDQFHPWIAGILNITVDHQDRYDSLNDYLAAKARIFENQTAEDYALFNLDDPRVSALKGQVRSRRVGFTRTGRIDSGVERGTFLDGETIVTTVTGSRQAVCRASEVRMLGSHNVENIMAASTYAALCGCPLDTIRKTVTAFPGLEHALEFVRERRGVRFVNDSKGTNVDATLKALEGIDHPIWLIAGGRDKGGDFSRLTDAVRRRVKHAILIGEAAPLLRRAWHDATAMIDAGSLREAVEYAAREASAGEVILLSPACASFDMFRDYQDRGRQFKDAVLSLPA
- the murG gene encoding undecaprenyldiphospho-muramoylpentapeptide beta-N-acetylglucosaminyltransferase, which codes for MTIIIAAGGTGGHLYPAVALAQEFLRRDPAVQVLFVGTSRGLESKVLAHEGFELALISAKPVMGTGPVGMLKGLAAMPLSFWQCLRILRDRRARLVIGVGGYTSPMMVTAAAAAGVARVILEPNANSGMANKAVGPFAQRIFLAFESATEGFDRTKVRVVGTPIRSSFVEAASRVPRMRREPGEFRLLIFGGSQGAKAINSAVIEGLQMMRNARVRLTITHQTGEPDHARVTEAYRCAGISASVTPFIYDMPTAIGAADLIVARAGAMTVAELTTCGKPAVLIPLPTAIYDHQTKNAKVMEAAGAAVLLPQAELTGEKLARLVGALADDSERLNAMAMASLSLRRTDAAETIVRECYALVGGGHDKRQSLGAWAL
- the ftsW gene encoding putative lipid II flippase FtsW, which codes for MASRAAGTLSLPWQTAGQRSSKQRVPIDHTVLVVTLTLALVGLVMVFSASAIMAANRFQDPEFFLKRQVAWLGLGVLLMHGMSRVDYMLWKKLAIPILICMAALLIVVLIPGVGVVTKGARRWFRAGPISVQPAEMVKLAAVIYLAYYLTKKKEKVALFGKGLLPVLIVMGLLSGLVLLQPDLGTVVVMGFVTLGLLFLGGAKVSHLAGLSLCAIPIMAALVLGSSYRRHRLMTFLAPWKDASDAGFQITQSFLAFGSGGPLGVGLGEGKQKLFFLPEAHTDFVLALVGEELGLAGTATVILLFAVFVWRGFVIAARARAPFGRFLGLGITLLIGIQALVNAAVVTGMLPTKGLTLPFVSYGGSSLIVNFVGVGILLSISRDRHAGGIKGGRGDLDHG